A stretch of the Vibrio aquimaris genome encodes the following:
- a CDS encoding ABC transporter ATP-binding protein, translating to MSQTPILEVKNLSVSFTTNDGIVDAVKNVNFELFQGETLAIVGESGSGKSVSTNAVMQLLPKNGIVDKKSQILFEGQQLLTLPEKAMQTIRGDRIGMIFQEPMTSLNPFMRVGIQVAEAIMCHRPVSRSQAKQKVLELFNLVHLPNPQQAYSKYPHEFSGGQLQRIMIAMALINEPEILIADEPTTALDVTVQAEVLNLIKEIQAKMGMAILFITHDLGVVKHLADRVIVMCKGDVVEEGKCSELFANPQHEYTEMLINSVPKGSKDPIDPSAPPLLKAEDIRVKFLIKSHFIPSYNQYFEAVKGISLELKQGETLGIVGESGSGKSTLGRALIGLLPSTGNIAFKGNNLAELSYKKRFALKKDVQMVFQDPYGSLSPRMTVGDIITEGLTVHQPQLSHSQRMQRARQALEEVRLDPHSINRYPHEFSGGQRQRIAIARALILEPSFILLDEPTSALDRSVQLTVIDLLKDIQKKHNIGFLFISHDLSVVKALSDRVLVMQKGEVMEQGTADEIFHSPQNAYTQKLIDASFDLDEEGVEAA from the coding sequence ATGTCACAGACACCGATTCTCGAGGTAAAAAACCTCTCCGTCAGTTTTACAACCAATGATGGTATTGTTGATGCAGTCAAGAATGTCAATTTCGAGTTATTCCAAGGAGAAACTCTCGCAATTGTCGGTGAGTCTGGAAGCGGAAAGTCCGTTTCAACCAATGCTGTAATGCAACTACTGCCTAAAAATGGGATTGTCGATAAAAAGTCGCAAATTTTGTTTGAAGGCCAACAATTATTAACATTACCAGAAAAAGCAATGCAAACCATACGTGGCGACCGTATTGGTATGATTTTTCAAGAACCCATGACATCACTTAACCCCTTTATGCGAGTCGGCATTCAAGTTGCCGAGGCCATTATGTGCCATCGCCCTGTCTCGCGCTCTCAAGCAAAACAAAAAGTATTGGAGCTATTTAATCTGGTTCACTTGCCCAACCCACAACAAGCATACAGTAAATATCCTCATGAGTTTTCCGGTGGCCAGCTGCAACGAATAATGATCGCCATGGCTCTTATCAACGAACCAGAAATTCTAATCGCTGACGAACCAACCACAGCACTTGATGTCACAGTTCAGGCCGAAGTACTTAATCTAATCAAAGAGATCCAAGCGAAGATGGGTATGGCTATATTATTTATTACCCATGACCTTGGCGTAGTAAAACATTTGGCAGACAGAGTCATTGTCATGTGTAAAGGTGATGTTGTGGAAGAAGGTAAGTGCAGTGAACTGTTTGCCAACCCACAGCATGAATATACCGAGATGCTGATTAACTCGGTACCTAAAGGCAGTAAAGATCCTATTGATCCCAGCGCTCCTCCACTGCTTAAAGCTGAAGATATCCGAGTTAAGTTTCTCATTAAAAGTCATTTTATTCCGAGTTATAATCAATACTTCGAGGCGGTTAAAGGTATATCTCTAGAGCTAAAACAAGGGGAAACGCTTGGTATCGTAGGTGAATCAGGATCAGGGAAATCAACTCTTGGTCGAGCACTTATTGGGCTTCTACCTTCTACGGGTAATATTGCCTTCAAAGGCAACAATTTGGCAGAACTCTCTTATAAAAAAAGGTTTGCCCTCAAAAAAGACGTCCAGATGGTCTTTCAAGATCCCTATGGTTCATTGTCCCCTCGTATGACAGTAGGTGATATCATTACTGAAGGTTTAACAGTACACCAGCCTCAGCTCAGTCATTCGCAGCGCATGCAGAGGGCGCGTCAGGCTCTTGAAGAAGTTCGGTTAGATCCTCATTCCATTAACCGCTATCCACATGAGTTTTCTGGGGGGCAACGACAGCGTATCGCCATAGCGAGAGCACTAATCTTAGAGCCTTCATTTATTTTGTTGGACGAGCCGACCTCCGCGCTAGACAGATCTGTCCAGCTCACTGTTATTGACTTACTCAAAGATATCCAGAAAAAACACAACATTGGTTTTCTGTTCATCAGCCATGATCTAAGCGTGGTAAAAGCATTATCTGATCGTGTTTTAGTCATGCAAAAAGGAGAAGTGATGGAGCAAGGAACCGCTGATGAGATCTTCCACTCTCCACAAAATGCATACACCCAAAAGCTCATTGATGCTTCGTTTGATTTAGACGAAGAGGGTGTAGAAGCAGCCTAA
- a CDS encoding LysR family transcriptional regulator translates to MKADDLILFSQVADLGSFSKVAEVNNLTNSVVSKRIARLEQDVGTQLLYRTTRKLTLTEAGKALNNSAKNVKQAAQEALDSVSGFGESISGRIKMSVPCISGDLVLADAVAEFCTWYPELNIDMSLDNRFVDLVDGGFDLVIRTGYLEDSSLIARHILDSQWLVCASPSYLSRNGRPLQPQDLTGHNCLQYAYQTTGASDWEFKGFSGNYIVKVSGNFSTDNAIALRKAAIGGHGIAYVPRCLVYHDLGNGQLIDIFPDLVGKRLGIYAVYPFTRQPTKKVKMLIEHIRTRYLEIKHYFK, encoded by the coding sequence ATGAAAGCAGATGATCTTATTCTTTTCTCTCAGGTGGCAGACTTAGGAAGTTTTAGTAAGGTTGCTGAAGTAAATAACCTTACAAATTCAGTAGTTAGCAAGAGAATTGCACGGTTAGAGCAAGACGTAGGTACTCAGCTTCTCTATCGAACCACTCGAAAATTAACGCTAACAGAAGCTGGTAAGGCACTGAATAATAGTGCGAAAAATGTGAAGCAAGCAGCTCAAGAGGCACTAGATTCAGTATCTGGTTTTGGAGAAAGTATTAGTGGAAGAATCAAAATGTCTGTCCCATGTATCTCTGGCGATCTAGTATTAGCGGATGCAGTGGCTGAATTCTGTACTTGGTATCCCGAGTTAAACATAGATATGTCGCTAGATAATCGTTTTGTTGATTTGGTCGATGGTGGCTTTGATTTGGTGATTCGAACTGGGTACCTAGAGGATTCGAGTTTGATTGCACGCCATATTCTTGATTCACAGTGGTTAGTGTGTGCGTCACCCTCGTACCTTTCCCGCAATGGCAGACCCCTCCAGCCTCAAGATCTTACAGGACATAATTGTTTACAATATGCCTATCAGACAACTGGCGCTTCGGACTGGGAATTTAAAGGCTTTTCGGGAAATTATATCGTCAAAGTATCGGGTAATTTTTCCACAGATAACGCAATAGCTCTGCGGAAAGCAGCGATTGGCGGGCACGGTATCGCTTATGTCCCACGATGTTTAGTTTACCACGACCTTGGAAATGGTCAGTTGATTGATATTTTCCCCGACTTAGTGGGAAAACGGTTAGGCATTTATGCTGTTTATCCCTTTACTCGCCAGCCTACAAAGAAGGTAAAGATGCTCATTGAGCATATTCGTACCCGCTATCTTGAAATCAAACATTACTTTAAATAA
- a CDS encoding L-lactate permease, producing the protein MNETILALVAFSPIAVAAFLLVGLNWPAKRAMPIAFALTVAIAFLVWDMSTSRIFASAIQGVIITISVLWIVFGAIFLLNTLKHTGAISTIRYGFTNISPDRRVQAIIIAWCFGCFIEGASGFGTPAAIAAPLLVAIGFPALAAVLMGMMIQSTPVSFGAVGTPIIVGINKGLDSHNIGQTLVSNGSNWEAYLQQITASVSIIHACVGTLIPVLMAVMLTRFFGKNKSWTEGLDVIPFALFAGLSFTLPYALTGVFLGPEFPSLIGGLTGLSVVVFAAKRGFLVPQTTWDFDHESQWPKEWLGSLRIELNTTQSKPMSMWLAWFPYVLLALALVSSRVSSDVKSVLIGINLSFENIFNYADINAAIQPLYLPGGILVFVAFVAVLLQSGSVKPLVKACGESGQALVGAGFVLMFTIPMVRIFVNSGINGADLASMPITTANFTAGLVGEAFPALSASIGALGAFIAGSNTVSNMMFGQFQFEVARTLSISSVVVVALQAVGAAAGNMIAIHNVVAASATVGLLGREGATLRKTILPTLYYVIVTGIIGLIAIYGFGMTDALMM; encoded by the coding sequence ATGAATGAAACAATACTGGCCTTGGTGGCCTTTTCACCGATAGCTGTAGCAGCTTTCCTATTGGTAGGTCTAAACTGGCCTGCAAAACGAGCAATGCCAATCGCTTTCGCCCTCACGGTCGCCATTGCATTTTTAGTTTGGGATATGTCTACTTCCCGCATTTTTGCATCTGCGATCCAGGGGGTTATCATAACAATTTCAGTGCTTTGGATTGTTTTTGGCGCAATATTTCTGCTCAATACTCTCAAACATACAGGTGCGATATCTACTATTCGCTACGGGTTCACGAACATTTCTCCAGATCGACGAGTGCAAGCCATCATTATTGCTTGGTGCTTTGGCTGCTTTATCGAGGGCGCTTCAGGCTTTGGGACACCAGCCGCGATTGCTGCTCCTCTTCTCGTAGCGATTGGCTTTCCCGCTTTAGCCGCTGTATTAATGGGTATGATGATCCAATCAACCCCGGTTTCGTTTGGTGCTGTAGGCACCCCGATAATAGTAGGCATCAACAAAGGCCTAGATAGCCACAATATAGGTCAGACATTGGTAAGTAATGGCTCCAACTGGGAGGCCTACCTTCAACAGATAACCGCAAGCGTGTCTATCATTCACGCCTGTGTGGGTACACTCATCCCTGTACTGATGGCGGTCATGCTCACGCGGTTTTTTGGTAAAAATAAAAGCTGGACTGAAGGCCTAGATGTTATTCCTTTCGCCTTATTTGCTGGTTTGTCTTTTACTTTACCCTACGCTCTAACTGGTGTCTTTCTCGGGCCAGAGTTCCCTTCACTCATTGGTGGATTAACCGGGTTATCCGTTGTCGTTTTTGCAGCAAAAAGAGGGTTTTTAGTTCCTCAAACTACATGGGACTTTGATCACGAGTCTCAATGGCCAAAAGAGTGGTTAGGCTCGTTAAGAATCGAGCTTAATACAACGCAAAGTAAGCCAATGAGCATGTGGTTAGCATGGTTTCCGTATGTCTTGCTCGCTCTCGCGTTAGTATCAAGTCGTGTTAGTAGCGATGTAAAGTCTGTGCTGATAGGCATCAACTTGTCCTTTGAAAATATATTCAATTACGCTGATATTAATGCGGCAATTCAGCCTCTCTATTTGCCGGGTGGGATTTTAGTTTTTGTCGCCTTTGTCGCGGTATTATTACAATCTGGTAGCGTTAAGCCGCTGGTCAAAGCTTGTGGCGAATCAGGCCAAGCATTAGTCGGCGCTGGTTTTGTCTTGATGTTCACGATACCCATGGTAAGAATCTTTGTTAACTCAGGTATCAATGGAGCAGACTTAGCTAGTATGCCGATTACAACGGCTAACTTTACCGCGGGCTTAGTCGGTGAAGCCTTTCCTGCACTGAGTGCTTCTATTGGTGCTCTAGGTGCTTTTATCGCAGGCTCAAATACCGTTTCTAATATGATGTTTGGTCAGTTTCAGTTTGAAGTCGCGAGAACATTATCCATATCAAGCGTCGTCGTCGTCGCTTTGCAAGCCGTCGGAGCTGCGGCTGGCAACATGATAGCGATACATAATGTGGTTGCCGCTTCTGCAACTGTAGGTTTACTAGGGCGAGAAGGTGCTACACTTCGCAAGACTATTCTGCCAACACTCTATTATGTCATTGTCACTGGCATCATTGGTCTCATCGCAATATATGGATTTGGTATGACGGACGCACTCATGATGTAA
- the lldD gene encoding FMN-dependent L-lactate dehydrogenase LldD has product MIISSTSDYRKAAQAKLPPFLFHYIDGGSYNEHTLRRNCEDLSSIALKQRVLKNMSDIDITTKVFGESFALPIALSPVGLTGMYSKRGEVQAALAAEQKGIPFTMSTVSVCPIEEVAPKLKRPMWFQLYVLKDRGFMRNVLERAKEAGVSTLVFTVDMPVPGARYRDLHSGMSGPNAAMRRVFQAMRHPDWALNVGVLGKPHDLGNISTYRGKPTKLEDYIGWLGENFDPSISWKDLEWIRDFWDGPMIIKGILDQQDAKDAVSFGADGIVVSNHGGRQLDGVMSSVKALPYIADAVKGDLKIFVDSGIRSGLDVVRMLALGADCAMLGRSYIYALAAYGRAGVENLLDLYEKEMRVAMTLTGANDISQLNHDSLMHI; this is encoded by the coding sequence ATGATCATTTCATCTACCTCTGACTATCGCAAAGCAGCACAAGCCAAGTTGCCACCGTTTTTGTTTCATTACATAGATGGTGGTTCATACAACGAACATACATTAAGGCGCAATTGTGAGGACTTATCATCGATAGCACTCAAGCAGAGAGTGCTAAAAAATATGTCTGATATTGATATAACCACAAAAGTGTTTGGAGAAAGCTTTGCTCTACCCATCGCCCTATCTCCTGTTGGCTTAACTGGCATGTATTCTAAACGCGGTGAAGTTCAAGCGGCATTGGCAGCAGAGCAAAAAGGTATTCCTTTTACCATGTCAACGGTTTCAGTATGCCCTATTGAAGAGGTGGCTCCAAAGCTTAAAAGGCCCATGTGGTTTCAGCTCTATGTATTAAAAGATCGTGGTTTTATGCGAAATGTTCTTGAACGTGCCAAAGAAGCTGGGGTGAGCACACTGGTCTTTACTGTCGATATGCCAGTTCCAGGAGCGCGCTATCGCGATCTACATTCGGGTATGAGTGGACCGAACGCAGCAATGCGACGAGTTTTTCAAGCGATGCGTCACCCTGACTGGGCGTTGAACGTCGGCGTGTTAGGAAAACCTCATGATCTCGGCAATATCTCTACCTATCGTGGCAAGCCAACTAAACTTGAAGACTACATCGGATGGCTAGGAGAAAACTTCGACCCTTCAATTAGTTGGAAAGACTTAGAATGGATTCGCGACTTTTGGGATGGTCCTATGATAATCAAAGGTATCCTAGACCAACAAGACGCAAAAGATGCGGTTAGTTTTGGTGCTGATGGTATTGTCGTTTCCAATCATGGCGGGCGCCAACTTGATGGCGTTATGTCATCCGTTAAAGCGCTGCCTTACATTGCCGATGCTGTTAAAGGTGATTTAAAAATATTCGTCGATTCAGGAATACGATCTGGGCTTGATGTAGTGAGAATGCTTGCCTTAGGTGCGGATTGTGCAATGTTGGGGCGTTCCTATATTTATGCGCTCGCCGCTTATGGCAGAGCAGGAGTTGAGAATCTGCTCGACCTTTATGAGAAAGAAATGAGGGTTGCCATGACCTTAACTGGCGCAAACGACATCAGTCAGCTAAATCACGACTCATTAATGCACATCTAG
- a CDS encoding PhzF family phenazine biosynthesis protein, whose protein sequence is MELEMFVCDAFTTQRFKGNAAAVVPVCEWLCDDIMQSIASENNLSETAFIKPTGANQYAIRWFSPSSEVNFCGHATLAAAFCLYQFYDVEGKISFDTLHVSTLNVEKDLSGRILMTFPNRLPIESECPAEVFESLSIRPTKVLKTSQAYFAVFDNEEQVKQVKVRREYLEKLAPYELIVTAKGQDHDFISRYFWPDVGDCEDPVTGSAHSSLAPYWASQLNKNNLKGYQASKRGGIVYCHVTDDNVIVSGHAVLYSRSKIYI, encoded by the coding sequence ATGGAACTCGAAATGTTCGTCTGCGATGCATTCACCACTCAGCGTTTTAAAGGCAATGCCGCAGCAGTCGTTCCTGTATGCGAATGGCTGTGTGACGACATCATGCAGAGTATTGCTTCTGAGAATAATCTGTCTGAAACCGCCTTTATCAAACCAACCGGAGCTAACCAGTACGCTATCCGTTGGTTTTCACCAAGCTCTGAAGTCAACTTCTGCGGCCACGCAACACTCGCCGCTGCTTTCTGCCTTTACCAGTTCTATGATGTAGAGGGGAAAATTTCATTTGATACCCTTCATGTCAGCACCTTAAATGTAGAGAAAGATCTCTCTGGACGGATTCTAATGACGTTTCCTAATAGGTTGCCAATTGAATCCGAATGCCCAGCGGAGGTATTTGAATCACTCTCTATTCGCCCGACAAAAGTACTCAAAACATCCCAAGCTTATTTTGCCGTTTTTGATAATGAAGAGCAGGTAAAACAGGTAAAAGTGCGCCGAGAGTACTTGGAGAAACTTGCTCCTTATGAGCTTATCGTTACAGCGAAAGGTCAGGATCACGACTTTATATCACGCTACTTTTGGCCTGATGTTGGTGACTGCGAGGACCCAGTTACTGGCTCAGCTCATTCGTCACTTGCCCCTTATTGGGCATCTCAACTAAACAAAAATAACTTAAAAGGTTACCAAGCTTCAAAACGCGGGGGGATCGTCTATTGCCATGTAACTGACGATAATGTAATCGTATCAGGCCATGCCGTGCTGTACTCAAGAAGCAAAATTTATATTTAA
- a CDS encoding GNAT family N-acetyltransferase: MIREITKADFESFWPTFSAVIQAQETYAFDPNMTLEQAFALWCESPLKAFVFVENDVVLGSYYIKPNAMGPSSHICNCGYMVSSEARGKGIARLMCEHSQETALGFGFDAMQFNSVVSTNEVAVKLWEKLGFQIIGTIPKAYKHAHLGLVDSYVMYKWLRT, encoded by the coding sequence ATGATTAGGGAAATCACAAAAGCCGATTTTGAGTCGTTTTGGCCAACATTTTCAGCGGTAATTCAGGCCCAAGAAACGTATGCCTTTGACCCAAATATGACGCTAGAACAAGCATTCGCTCTATGGTGTGAATCTCCCCTGAAAGCTTTTGTTTTCGTAGAAAATGACGTTGTACTGGGCTCTTACTACATCAAGCCAAATGCAATGGGGCCAAGTAGCCATATATGTAATTGTGGATACATGGTATCAAGCGAAGCTAGAGGTAAGGGCATTGCACGTCTTATGTGTGAACATTCTCAGGAAACTGCTCTAGGGTTTGGCTTTGATGCCATGCAATTTAACAGCGTGGTTTCTACCAATGAAGTTGCGGTGAAGCTTTGGGAGAAGCTAGGGTTTCAAATCATAGGTACAATTCCTAAGGCATATAAGCATGCTCATCTAGGGTTAGTTGATAGCTACGTCATGTACAAATGGCTACGAACATAA
- a CDS encoding LysR family transcriptional regulator, producing the protein MKLPPMRAIQYFESVARLNSFSKAAESLNVTQSAVSHQIKLLEDYLDEPLFERQGRKLSLTQKGRRYYDEVGDALMSISRASQWFQEGDRGQIKLAMYSSLAVKWLMPNIGAFRQSHPNIELTLEMFSDHPNLSDDVADCFILAYPAGENYHSEKLYNEVIYPVCCHNIWQELESLPLPEGLWQFPLLSVQSMMPSRKKGDDWKQWCDLGGFSLPKEARVHHFSHMILASEAARYEQGITFINPYYMNEIDRQFLIRIPMHELPTGDSIYFVCKKKRARQPEILALSRWLKRLVVDHLGFEPPA; encoded by the coding sequence GTGAAATTGCCACCAATGCGAGCTATTCAATACTTTGAATCTGTTGCTCGTTTAAATAGCTTTTCAAAAGCTGCTGAGAGCTTAAATGTCACCCAAAGTGCTGTAAGCCACCAGATCAAATTGTTGGAAGATTATCTTGATGAACCATTGTTTGAGCGGCAGGGCAGGAAACTGTCACTTACACAAAAAGGTCGCCGATATTATGATGAAGTCGGGGATGCTTTGATGAGTATTTCACGAGCTAGTCAATGGTTCCAAGAGGGTGACCGAGGGCAAATAAAACTAGCTATGTACAGTTCACTCGCCGTGAAATGGCTTATGCCAAATATTGGAGCATTCCGTCAATCGCACCCAAATATTGAACTGACGCTAGAAATGTTTTCTGATCACCCAAATTTATCCGATGATGTTGCCGATTGTTTTATTTTGGCCTATCCGGCAGGGGAGAATTATCACTCAGAAAAGCTCTACAATGAAGTTATCTATCCAGTGTGCTGCCATAACATATGGCAGGAGCTCGAAAGCCTACCACTACCGGAAGGTTTGTGGCAATTCCCCTTACTCTCAGTACAAAGCATGATGCCGAGCAGAAAAAAAGGGGATGATTGGAAACAATGGTGTGATCTGGGAGGTTTTTCTTTACCTAAGGAAGCTCGTGTGCACCACTTCAGTCATATGATTCTGGCATCGGAAGCGGCAAGGTATGAGCAAGGTATCACTTTCATAAACCCGTATTATATGAATGAAATTGATCGGCAGTTTTTAATTCGCATACCTATGCATGAGTTACCAACTGGGGACAGTATTTATTTTGTATGCAAAAAAAAGCGAGCGAGACAACCTGAAATATTGGCTCTTAGTCGCTGGTTAAAGAGATTGGTTGTGGATCATCTTGGGTTTGAACCTCCAGCCTGA
- a CDS encoding DMT family transporter: MRMISTGLALILLVAGNLSAVFSEAMVKAISDDSSIFQFILFRQITAVVMLLPWCIQSSTKSLQVGIRWHLIRGHVWLVGMFFTVIALTSLPLATASAIFYTAPLLMLLFSSLLLRETISRHSILSVIVGFVGVLVVIRPTELSWAAISALIVALYLAINNMLIQKLPKEQSVIQMLFMTNLVGIPVALIATVWEGARLQVDLIGVAAASTAFILVYAAFGLLAYRAVESHKIATAEYSGLVSAIIVGIFMFNEIPDVPTIIGSVLIILPLFFLANINKKSHVA, encoded by the coding sequence ATGCGCATGATTTCAACAGGATTAGCACTAATACTATTAGTAGCTGGCAATTTAAGTGCTGTCTTCTCCGAGGCAATGGTAAAAGCTATCAGTGATGATTCTTCTATATTTCAGTTTATTTTATTTCGACAGATTACCGCGGTGGTTATGTTACTTCCTTGGTGTATTCAATCATCAACTAAGAGTTTACAAGTTGGAATACGATGGCATTTGATCAGGGGGCATGTATGGCTAGTCGGTATGTTTTTTACCGTAATTGCCCTGACATCTTTACCCCTGGCAACTGCTAGCGCCATTTTTTATACTGCACCTTTACTCATGCTGCTGTTTTCGTCACTATTATTGCGAGAAACCATCTCGCGTCACTCGATACTTTCTGTCATCGTAGGCTTTGTTGGTGTACTCGTCGTAATACGCCCGACCGAGCTAAGTTGGGCAGCCATATCAGCACTGATTGTAGCATTGTATCTTGCCATCAATAATATGCTGATACAAAAATTACCTAAAGAACAATCGGTAATTCAAATGTTATTTATGACCAATTTGGTTGGAATACCTGTTGCGCTCATCGCCACAGTATGGGAAGGCGCTAGGTTGCAAGTTGACTTGATTGGGGTAGCAGCAGCATCAACAGCGTTTATTCTTGTATATGCTGCTTTCGGCCTCTTAGCCTATCGAGCAGTTGAAAGCCATAAAATTGCTACTGCGGAATACAGCGGTTTGGTTAGTGCAATTATTGTTGGTATCTTTATGTTCAACGAGATACCTGACGTACCGACTATCATAGGTTCTGTCCTTATTATTCTTCCCTTATTCTTTTTGGCTAACATAAATAAGAAATCGCATGTAGCATAG